A single region of the bacterium genome encodes:
- a CDS encoding helix-turn-helix domain-containing protein has product MNAQEERVPNRVRELRENKLMTQAQLARKAKVALRTIHSVEKGMNCRMDTKRKILLALGLSFEDKDQVFPPVARPMGFPTSH; this is encoded by the coding sequence ATGAACGCTCAGGAAGAGCGCGTACCGAACCGTGTTCGAGAGCTTCGTGAGAACAAGCTCATGACGCAGGCGCAGCTGGCTCGGAAGGCCAAGGTCGCCCTGCGAACGATTCATAGCGTCGAGAAGGGGATGAACTGCCGCATGGACACCAAGCGGAAGATCCTCCTGGCGCTCGGCCTCTCCTTCGAGGACAAGGACCAGGTCTTCCCGCCGGTCGCGCGACCCATGGGGTTCCCGACCTCGCACTGA